The Oncorhynchus mykiss isolate Arlee chromosome 30, USDA_OmykA_1.1, whole genome shotgun sequence genome includes a window with the following:
- the LOC110521265 gene encoding zinc finger protein 3 homolog isoform X2, whose translation MSNIQLLRVFLNERLTYAAEEIFGVVEKTIVEYQEEVVRLQRLLDIVLQPEIKLRRADLSLSVSEMEVPPDQQEWNTSLRQEDPQPTQIKEEPEEIGTSREEEQLQGLEADTIDSIFTPAYVKSDCDEYPTHPSHLYQTQKEENVERDTLPSTTSEPIKTQLDRENYVESEPTSVSQTFSEANPDCFAAQSENSKSVSGMEKGGPARGFKPVKSKRKHMVKGQNSRITTMGSTSTQLSHLKSHRQSFASPCCCKVCGKFFNYMSTLIRHVKTHTGDKDHQCGVCGKSMESTESKKDHLQTHIAANVSCHVCSKYFSCNSKLTEHMRIHTGEKPYRCCDCGQGFSTSGGLKRHTRRHSGEQLYHPDCGKGFGTSGDLKKHTRIYTGLSISLP comes from the exons ATGTCTAACATACAGTTGTTGAGGGTTTTTCTCAACGAGAGATTAACATATGCTGCCGAGGAGATATTCGGGGTCGTTGAAAAAACTATAGTAGAGTATCAGGAGGAAGTTGTCCGTCTACAAAGGCTGCTCGACATAGTTCTTCAACCTGAGATAAAGCTACGCAGGGCAG acctctctctctccgtctctgaaATGGAGGTCCCCCCTGATCAGCAAGAGTGGAACACCAGTCTGAGGCAGGAGGACCCACAGCCCACACAGATAAAAGAGGAACCGGAGGAAATCGGGACCAGTCGGGAAGAAGAGCAGCTTCAAGGGCTTGAGGCAGATACCATAGACTCCATTTTCACTCCCGCCTATGTGAAAAGTGACTGTGATGAGTACCCAACTCACCCCTCACATCTCTATCAAACCCAAAAGgaagaaaacgtagagagagacACTCTACCCAGTACTACATCTGAACCGATCAAAACACAACTTGACCGAGAGAACTATGTAGAATCAGAACCAACCAGTGTCTCGCAGACATTCTCTGAAGCAAATCCAGACTGTTTTGCAGCTCAGAGTGAAAACAGTAAAAGTGTTAGTGGCATGGAGAAGGGAGGACCTGCGAGAGGTTTTAAGCCAGTCAAATCAAAGAGAAAACATATGGTAAAAGGGCAAAACTCCCGTATCACTACTATGGGCAGCACATCCACACAGTTGTCCCATCTGAAATCACACAGGCAAAGTTTTGCTTCTCCCTGTTGTTGCAAGGTGTGTGGCAAGTTTTTTAATTACATGAGTACATTAATTAGACATGTTAAAACCCATACAGGGGATAAAGATCATCAATGTGGTGTCTGTGGGAAAAGTATGGAGTCCACAGAAAGTAAGAAAGATCACCTCCAAACTCACATTGCAGCTAATGTTTCTTGTCATGTTTGTAGTAAATATTTTTCCTGTAACAGTAAACTGACAGAGCACATGAGgatccacacaggggagaaaccatatCGCTGCTGTGATTGTGGCCAAGGATTCAGCACTAGCGGTGGTCTGAAAAGACACACGCGGAGACACTCGGGAGAACAACTGTATCACCCTGATTGTGGCAAAGGATTCGGCACCAGCGGTGATCTGAAAAAACACACTAGAATTTACACAGGATTATCCATATCGCTGCCCTGA
- the LOC110521265 gene encoding zinc finger and SCAN domain-containing protein 21 isoform X1: MSNIQLLRVFLNERLTYAAEEIFGVVEKTIVEYQEEVVRLQRLLDIVLQPEIKLRRAGVLLDLSLSVSEMEVPPDQQEWNTSLRQEDPQPTQIKEEPEEIGTSREEEQLQGLEADTIDSIFTPAYVKSDCDEYPTHPSHLYQTQKEENVERDTLPSTTSEPIKTQLDRENYVESEPTSVSQTFSEANPDCFAAQSENSKSVSGMEKGGPARGFKPVKSKRKHMVKGQNSRITTMGSTSTQLSHLKSHRQSFASPCCCKVCGKFFNYMSTLIRHVKTHTGDKDHQCGVCGKSMESTESKKDHLQTHIAANVSCHVCSKYFSCNSKLTEHMRIHTGEKPYRCCDCGQGFSTSGGLKRHTRRHSGEQLYHPDCGKGFGTSGDLKKHTRIYTGLSISLP, encoded by the exons ATGTCTAACATACAGTTGTTGAGGGTTTTTCTCAACGAGAGATTAACATATGCTGCCGAGGAGATATTCGGGGTCGTTGAAAAAACTATAGTAGAGTATCAGGAGGAAGTTGTCCGTCTACAAAGGCTGCTCGACATAGTTCTTCAACCTGAGATAAAGCTACGCAGGGCAGGTGTGTTACTCG acctctctctctccgtctctgaaATGGAGGTCCCCCCTGATCAGCAAGAGTGGAACACCAGTCTGAGGCAGGAGGACCCACAGCCCACACAGATAAAAGAGGAACCGGAGGAAATCGGGACCAGTCGGGAAGAAGAGCAGCTTCAAGGGCTTGAGGCAGATACCATAGACTCCATTTTCACTCCCGCCTATGTGAAAAGTGACTGTGATGAGTACCCAACTCACCCCTCACATCTCTATCAAACCCAAAAGgaagaaaacgtagagagagacACTCTACCCAGTACTACATCTGAACCGATCAAAACACAACTTGACCGAGAGAACTATGTAGAATCAGAACCAACCAGTGTCTCGCAGACATTCTCTGAAGCAAATCCAGACTGTTTTGCAGCTCAGAGTGAAAACAGTAAAAGTGTTAGTGGCATGGAGAAGGGAGGACCTGCGAGAGGTTTTAAGCCAGTCAAATCAAAGAGAAAACATATGGTAAAAGGGCAAAACTCCCGTATCACTACTATGGGCAGCACATCCACACAGTTGTCCCATCTGAAATCACACAGGCAAAGTTTTGCTTCTCCCTGTTGTTGCAAGGTGTGTGGCAAGTTTTTTAATTACATGAGTACATTAATTAGACATGTTAAAACCCATACAGGGGATAAAGATCATCAATGTGGTGTCTGTGGGAAAAGTATGGAGTCCACAGAAAGTAAGAAAGATCACCTCCAAACTCACATTGCAGCTAATGTTTCTTGTCATGTTTGTAGTAAATATTTTTCCTGTAACAGTAAACTGACAGAGCACATGAGgatccacacaggggagaaaccatatCGCTGCTGTGATTGTGGCCAAGGATTCAGCACTAGCGGTGGTCTGAAAAGACACACGCGGAGACACTCGGGAGAACAACTGTATCACCCTGATTGTGGCAAAGGATTCGGCACCAGCGGTGATCTGAAAAAACACACTAGAATTTACACAGGATTATCCATATCGCTGCCCTGA
- the LOC110521265 gene encoding uncharacterized protein LOC110521265 isoform X3, giving the protein MSNIQLLRVFLNERLTYAAEEIFGVVEKTIVEYQEEVVRLQRLLDIVLQPEIKLRRAGVLLDLSLSVSEMEVPPDQQEWNTSLRQEDPQPTQIKEEPEEIGTSREEEQLQGLEADTIDSIFTPAYVKSDCDEYPTHPSHLYQTQKEENVERDTLPSTTSEPIKTQLDRENYVESEPTSVSQTFSEANPDCFAAQSENSKSVSGMEKGGPARGFKPVKSKRKHMVKGQNSRITTMGSTSTQLSHLKSHRQSFASPCCCK; this is encoded by the exons ATGTCTAACATACAGTTGTTGAGGGTTTTTCTCAACGAGAGATTAACATATGCTGCCGAGGAGATATTCGGGGTCGTTGAAAAAACTATAGTAGAGTATCAGGAGGAAGTTGTCCGTCTACAAAGGCTGCTCGACATAGTTCTTCAACCTGAGATAAAGCTACGCAGGGCAGGTGTGTTACTCG acctctctctctccgtctctgaaATGGAGGTCCCCCCTGATCAGCAAGAGTGGAACACCAGTCTGAGGCAGGAGGACCCACAGCCCACACAGATAAAAGAGGAACCGGAGGAAATCGGGACCAGTCGGGAAGAAGAGCAGCTTCAAGGGCTTGAGGCAGATACCATAGACTCCATTTTCACTCCCGCCTATGTGAAAAGTGACTGTGATGAGTACCCAACTCACCCCTCACATCTCTATCAAACCCAAAAGgaagaaaacgtagagagagacACTCTACCCAGTACTACATCTGAACCGATCAAAACACAACTTGACCGAGAGAACTATGTAGAATCAGAACCAACCAGTGTCTCGCAGACATTCTCTGAAGCAAATCCAGACTGTTTTGCAGCTCAGAGTGAAAACAGTAAAAGTGTTAGTGGCATGGAGAAGGGAGGACCTGCGAGAGGTTTTAAGCCAGTCAAATCAAAGAGAAAACATATGGTAAAAGGGCAAAACTCCCGTATCACTACTATGGGCAGCACATCCACACAGTTGTCCCATCTGAAATCACACAGGCAAAGTTTTGCTTCTCCCTGTTGTTGCAAG TAA
- the LOC110521269 gene encoding kxDL motif-containing protein 1, translated as MEPTASGMFCNRMLSMVNAEDVNAIIQAQRHMLDRFEKTNEMLINFNGLSNVRLLQMNEHFLLHTRTLVEMKKDLDSIFRRIRTLKGKIAKQYPEAFSNVHESPILEEDDDEFDLIPPSVAATITTAMSEQSTESCDTSPDVISPTVSRCSEDLSQEQADTPTSDPALPSPEMGVLRDEGPDSVPAE; from the exons ATGGAACCCACAGCCTCTGGAATGTTCTGTAACAGAATGCTCAGTATGGTAAACGCGGAGGATGTCAACGCCATCATCCAAGCCCAAAGGCACAT GCTGGACCGCTTTGAAAAGACCAATGAGATGCTAATCAACTTCAACGGGCTGTCCAACGTGCGGCTGCTGCAGATGAACGAACACTTCCTGCTTCACACACGCACCCTGGTGGAGATGAAGAAAGACTTGGACAGCATCTTTAGGAGAATCAG GACGTTAAAGGGCAAGATCGCCAAGCAGTACCCAGAGGCCTTCAGCA ATGTCCACGAGTCGCCTATCCTGGAGGAGGACGACGACGAGTTTGATCTCATCCCGCCCAGCGTTGCCGCGACGATCACCACTGCCATGTCGGAGCAGAGCACAGAGTCATGTGACACAAGCCCCGACGTCATTTCCCCAACCGTGAGCCGGTGTTCTGAAGACCTCTCCCAGGAGCAGGCCGACACGCCTACCTCTGACCCAGCCCTGCCTAGCCCTGAGATGGGCGTGCTGAGGGATGAGGGTCCGGACTCGGTGCCTGCAGAGTAG
- the LOC110521267 gene encoding SIN3-HDAC complex-associated factor: protein MFGFHKPKMYRSLDGCCICRAKSSSSRFTDSKRYEKDFTSCFGLCETRSGEICNACVLLVKRWKKLPVGSKKSWNHVVDARGGPSLKMSSRPKKLKSLSKRARPREISRLQKELKRNNSDAHSTTSSASPAQSPSYSNPSDEGTDTELSPSSSRSPVFSFLDLTYWKRQRVCCGIIYKGRFGEVLIDPHLFKPCCRKKQQRQRQELEEEEGYEEEEVEVVEVTEEEEEVKRSNSQKSLETPQLQVTMTTPQTVEEGDW, encoded by the exons ATGTTTGGCTTTCACAAGCCGAAGATGTACCGGAGTTTAGACGGCTGTTGCATCTGCCGCGCCAAGTCCTCCAGCTCGCGCTTCACGGATAGCAAGCGGTACGAGAAGGACTTCACGAGCTGTTTCGG ATTGTGTGAAACTCGGTCTGGTGAAATCTGCAATGCCTGTGTACTCCTTGTGAAACGATGGAAGAAACTCCCAGTGGGGTCTAAGAAAAGCTGGAATCAT GTGGTTGATGCCCGAGGAGGCCCCAGCCTAAAGATGTCTTCCAGGCCAAAGAAGCTGAAGTCCCTCTCCAAGAGAGCCAGGCCAAGAGAGATCAGCCGACTGCAGAAAGAGCTGAAGAGAAACA ACTCTGATGCCCACAGCACCACGTCCAGTGCCTCGCCGGCCCAGTCTCCCAGCTACAGCAACCCCTCAGACGAGGGCACTGACACAGAACTCTCCCCTAGCTCCAGCCGTTCCCCTGTCTTCTCCTTCCTGGACCTCACTTACTGGAAGAG GCAGAGGGTGTGTTGTGGGATCATCTACAAGGGCCGGTTTGGGGAGGTACTCATCGACCCCCACCTCTTCAAGCCCTGCTGCCGCAAAAAACAGCAACGGCAGCggcaggagctggaggaggaggaagggtacGAGGAAGAAGAGGTGGAGGTGGTAGAAGTgacggaggaggaagaggaggtgaagAGGTCAAACAGCCAGAAGAGCTTAGAGACTCCTCAGCTACAGGTCACCATGACAACACCTCAGACCGTTGAGGAGGGAGACTGGTGA